A single region of the Acidobacteriota bacterium genome encodes:
- a CDS encoding ATP-binding protein — MIQRRAEQRIVRGLNEAPAVALLGPRQVGKTTLARAIAEQVPDSIYLDLENQAHAARLAQPAAYLERHADRLVILDEVQRIPGLFEVLRGQIDQRRRLGHRTGQFLLLGSASQTLLRQSAESLAGRLVYDELPGLDVLETAPERDRLWVRGGFPDPFLTKSDAAAARWRLSFIRTYLERDIPQFGVRIPAETLNRFWTMLAHRQGGVLNASQLARSMDVSVPAVGRYVDLLVDLMLVRRLQPYFANVGKRLVKSPKVYLRDSGLLHTLLGLTTFDDVLSHPIVGPSWEGFAIENLIAAAPFGTIPWFYRTQAGAEIDLLLQLPDQRLWAIEVKRSSAPRTRRGFELAASDLNAARRMVVYSGDEEFPLSETTTAVPLEAAMARLAKL; from the coding sequence ATGATTCAGCGTCGTGCCGAGCAGAGAATCGTCCGTGGTCTCAACGAAGCGCCGGCAGTGGCGCTCCTCGGGCCACGTCAGGTCGGCAAGACGACCCTGGCTCGCGCCATCGCCGAGCAGGTGCCGGACAGTATCTATCTCGACCTGGAGAACCAGGCCCATGCCGCCCGGCTCGCCCAGCCGGCCGCGTACCTGGAGCGCCACGCCGACCGTCTCGTCATCCTGGACGAGGTCCAACGCATACCGGGGCTGTTCGAGGTGCTGCGGGGTCAGATCGACCAGCGTCGCCGACTCGGCCATCGCACCGGGCAGTTCCTGCTTCTCGGTTCGGCCTCCCAGACCCTGCTCCGGCAGTCGGCGGAGTCGCTGGCGGGGCGCCTCGTCTACGACGAACTTCCTGGACTCGATGTCCTGGAGACCGCCCCCGAACGCGATCGGCTCTGGGTGCGAGGCGGCTTTCCGGACCCGTTCCTGACCAAGAGCGATGCGGCGGCGGCGCGTTGGAGGCTGAGCTTCATCCGGACCTACCTCGAACGCGACATTCCGCAGTTCGGCGTCCGCATTCCGGCCGAGACCCTGAACCGGTTCTGGACCATGCTGGCGCACCGCCAGGGCGGCGTGCTGAACGCGTCGCAACTGGCCCGCAGCATGGACGTGTCGGTGCCCGCGGTTGGCCGATACGTCGATCTCCTGGTCGACCTCATGCTCGTGCGCAGGCTTCAGCCGTACTTCGCGAATGTCGGCAAGCGGCTCGTCAAGAGTCCGAAGGTGTACCTCCGCGACAGCGGCCTGCTGCACACCCTTCTCGGACTCACCACCTTCGACGATGTGCTGTCACACCCCATCGTGGGGCCGAGCTGGGAGGGCTTCGCGATCGAGAATCTGATCGCTGCCGCGCCGTTCGGCACGATCCCCTGGTTCTACCGCACCCAGGCCGGCGCCGAGATCGATCTTCTGTTGCAGCTACCGGATCAACGACTGTGGGCGATCGAGGTCAAGAGGTCCTCCGCGCCGCGCACGAGAAGAGGCTTCGAACTCGCCGCCAGCGACTTGAACGCGGCAAGACGCATGGTCGTGTACTCGGGAGACGAGGAGTTCCCTCTATCGGAGACGACGACCGCCGTGCCGCTGGAGGCGGCGATGGCCCGCCTAGCCAAGCTGTAA
- a CDS encoding alpha/beta hydrolase has product MRYITTFLATAALLALAAMPAAAGSMDVDLKASDGTMLKATYMSPGKPGPAMLLIHQCNMDRTSWKGIASQLVDAGVHVLTMDLRGFGESGGAGIREAGGFPPFLQTAAGDVDMAFKYLSKQEGVDTSRMGAGGASCGAMLTADLAERNKGVKALMLLSGPPSDGAVANMAARSDLAVFAAAATGDTITPGVADRLKGAVDGSKHPNSTAKIYDGPEHGLPMFPKNEDLEPALVSWLKTELTGK; this is encoded by the coding sequence ATGCGCTACATCACTACCTTTCTTGCCACGGCAGCGCTCCTGGCGCTGGCGGCCATGCCCGCGGCGGCCGGATCGATGGACGTCGATCTCAAGGCGTCCGACGGCACGATGCTCAAGGCGACCTACATGTCGCCCGGCAAGCCTGGCCCGGCGATGCTGCTGATCCACCAGTGCAACATGGACCGGACGTCCTGGAAGGGCATCGCCTCGCAGCTCGTCGACGCGGGCGTGCACGTGCTCACGATGGACCTGCGCGGCTTCGGCGAGAGTGGCGGCGCCGGTATCCGCGAGGCCGGCGGATTCCCGCCGTTCCTGCAGACGGCGGCGGGGGACGTCGACATGGCGTTCAAGTACCTGAGCAAGCAGGAAGGCGTCGACACTTCCCGGATGGGCGCTGGGGGCGCCAGTTGCGGCGCGATGCTGACGGCCGATCTGGCCGAGCGCAACAAGGGGGTCAAGGCGTTGATGCTGCTCTCCGGACCGCCGAGCGACGGCGCGGTCGCCAACATGGCGGCCAGGTCGGATCTGGCTGTGTTCGCCGCCGCAGCGACCGGCGACACGATCACACCGGGCGTCGCCGACCGCCTAAAGGGAGCGGTCGATGGCTCGAAGCACCCGAACTCGACCGCCAAGATCTACGACGGCCCCGAGCACGGTCTGCCGATGTTCCCGAAGAACGAGGACCTCGAGCCGGCGCTGGTTTCCTGGCTGAAGACGGAGCTGACGGGCAAGTAA
- a CDS encoding Txe/YoeB family addiction module toxin, whose translation MDPHFLEDLEYWTRTDRRRPLRALKLVEATIRDPFEGPGKPEPLRGQLAGKWSRRIDQEHRLVYAVEGKRVFFLAARHHY comes from the coding sequence ATGGACCCTCACTTCCTCGAGGACCTCGAGTATTGGACCCGCACGGATCGCCGGCGACCCCTGCGCGCGCTGAAGCTCGTCGAGGCCACGATCCGCGACCCCTTCGAAGGCCCGGGCAAGCCCGAGCCCCTTCGCGGGCAGCTCGCCGGCAAATGGTCCCGGAGGATCGACCAGGAACACCGCCTGGTCTACGCGGTCGAAGGCAAGCGGGTCTTCTTTCTGGCTGCTCGTCACCACTATTGA
- a CDS encoding type II toxin-antitoxin system prevent-host-death family antitoxin encodes MIHETTYTKARERLAALMDQVTDTREPVLIRRRGHEPVALVPAHELAGWLETAYLLRSPKNARRLLAASQRVADGEGEVFVVDELRQRLGLEAE; translated from the coding sequence ATGATTCATGAAACGACCTACACCAAGGCTCGCGAACGGCTGGCGGCCCTGATGGACCAGGTGACGGACACGCGCGAGCCAGTCCTGATCCGGCGACGTGGACATGAGCCGGTCGCCCTCGTTCCCGCGCACGAACTCGCCGGCTGGCTCGAGACCGCATACCTCCTGCGCTCGCCCAAGAACGCCCGGCGCCTCCTGGCAGCGAGTCAGCGCGTCGCGGACGGCGAAGGCGAGGTCTTCGTCGTCGACGAACTCCGCCAGCGGCTCGGTCTCGAAGCGGAGTGA
- a CDS encoding DUF3604 domain-containing protein, translating to MQRYAVLILTLSLMLLGCAAGGPSDSATSADTSGQGTGNPADRQAFFGDLHVHTKYSYDAFVFATRAGPDEAYEFAKGNPIEHPAGFELKLDRPLDFQGVSDHANYLGMLPAMLDPDQPAYNHPAAETVRNAETVSERRGIFAALQPYVRFMKDADPSIREHLDLDVVRSAWSEIAASANRHYEPGVFTTFIAYEYTSAGAGGIYENLHRNVVFRGAEAPDIPFSRLDSYNPEDLWAQMDEWRDDGFEAIAIPHNTNGSGGRMFEYEYFEGGVIDQAYSDLRSRNEPIVEITQTKGTSETHPALSPNDEWAGFEIMPYRVSTSILSEPPGSYVRDAYRRGLEIEAGGVSNPYKLGVIGSSDTHVAAGSFDETNYWGASGLMQQTAEQRGSVPSEPAAGADLQNPTAAAQPINDGTGRIYPFTTAITNGASGLAAVWADANTREAIFDAMRRKESFATSGTRIKVRFFGGPALAGLDIDHPDLAATAYETGVPMGGDLTGDDGGEAPSFLVWAMQDTMAAPLQRVQIVKGWESGGETAEMVYDVACSDGLEVDPATHRCPDNGATVDLSDCSTSDDVGAAELKTIWTDPDFDSDQRAFYYARVLENPVCRWSSWDALRAGTTPRQDFPATIQERAWSSPIWYTP from the coding sequence GTGCAGCGATACGCCGTCTTGATCCTGACTCTGAGCCTGATGCTGCTCGGTTGCGCAGCGGGGGGACCATCCGACTCAGCCACCTCAGCCGACACCTCCGGCCAGGGTACCGGAAACCCCGCCGATCGCCAGGCCTTCTTCGGCGACCTGCACGTCCACACGAAGTACTCCTACGACGCCTTCGTGTTCGCGACCCGCGCCGGTCCGGACGAGGCGTACGAGTTCGCCAAGGGGAACCCGATCGAGCATCCGGCCGGGTTCGAACTGAAGCTCGACCGGCCGCTCGACTTCCAGGGCGTCTCCGACCACGCGAACTACCTCGGCATGCTGCCGGCGATGCTCGACCCCGACCAGCCGGCCTACAACCACCCGGCGGCCGAAACGGTGAGGAACGCCGAGACGGTCTCGGAGCGACGGGGCATCTTCGCCGCCCTGCAGCCCTACGTGCGGTTCATGAAGGACGCCGATCCGAGTATCCGCGAGCATCTCGACCTGGACGTCGTCCGCTCCGCCTGGAGCGAGATCGCCGCGTCGGCCAACCGCCACTACGAGCCTGGCGTCTTCACCACCTTCATCGCCTACGAGTACACCTCGGCGGGCGCCGGCGGCATCTACGAGAACCTGCACCGCAACGTCGTCTTCCGCGGCGCCGAGGCGCCGGACATCCCGTTCTCCCGGCTCGACTCCTACAACCCCGAGGACCTCTGGGCGCAGATGGACGAATGGCGTGACGACGGCTTCGAGGCGATCGCGATTCCCCACAACACGAACGGTTCCGGCGGGCGGATGTTCGAGTACGAGTACTTCGAGGGCGGCGTGATCGACCAGGCCTACTCGGATCTCCGCAGCCGCAACGAGCCGATCGTCGAGATCACCCAGACCAAGGGCACGTCGGAGACCCATCCGGCGCTGTCGCCGAACGACGAGTGGGCGGGCTTCGAGATCATGCCGTACCGGGTCTCCACCAGCATCCTGAGCGAGCCGCCGGGCAGCTACGTGCGGGACGCCTACCGCCGCGGTCTCGAGATCGAAGCCGGCGGCGTGTCGAACCCCTACAAGCTCGGCGTCATCGGCTCGTCCGACACCCACGTCGCCGCCGGCTCATTCGACGAGACGAACTACTGGGGCGCCTCCGGCCTCATGCAGCAGACCGCAGAGCAGCGCGGCTCGGTCCCCAGCGAGCCCGCGGCGGGGGCCGACCTGCAGAATCCAACGGCGGCCGCGCAGCCGATCAACGACGGCACCGGCCGCATCTACCCGTTCACGACGGCGATCACAAACGGCGCCTCGGGGCTCGCCGCGGTCTGGGCCGATGCCAACACGCGCGAGGCGATCTTCGACGCTATGCGCCGCAAGGAGAGCTTCGCCACCAGCGGTACGCGGATCAAGGTCCGGTTCTTCGGCGGCCCGGCGCTCGCCGGCCTCGACATCGACCACCCCGACCTCGCCGCGACCGCCTATGAGACCGGCGTGCCGATGGGCGGCGACCTCACCGGCGACGACGGCGGCGAAGCGCCGAGCTTCCTCGTCTGGGCGATGCAGGACACGATGGCCGCTCCGCTTCAGCGCGTCCAGATCGTCAAGGGCTGGGAGTCAGGCGGCGAAACCGCTGAGATGGTCTACGACGTCGCCTGCTCCGACGGTCTCGAGGTCGACCCGGCCACCCACCGCTGCCCGGACAACGGAGCCACCGTCGATCTCAGCGACTGCTCGACCAGCGACGACGTCGGCGCCGCCGAGCTCAAGACGATCTGGACCGACCCTGACTTCGATTCGGACCAGCGTGCCTTCTACTACGCGCGGGTGCTGGAGAACCCGGTCTGCCGGTGGTCGTCGTGGGACGCGCTGCGAGCCGGCACGACGCCGCGCCAGGACTTCCCGGCGACGATCCAGGAACGCGCCTGGTCGTCGCCGATCTGGTACACCCCCTAG
- the hflK gene encoding FtsH protease activity modulator HflK, whose translation MGAPNFQVHGHDDGHGHSHSHGLLQRIGYIALCVAVGVLLLLYLLGVVRTVAGIDLALILTLVAGYPLIRHAILDLLQGHFSSHLTIAIAAGAAVWIGEYFAAAEVMFIMLIGEGIEHWTVDRAKGAIAGFVASQPEQARVLRDGTEETAELVALDEVEIGDLVRVLAGERVPVDGMIERGESSVDQSSVTGEPLPAQLGVGDAVWSGSLNEYGVLDIRSERTGNDTTVARIASLIEDAQSRRARVVRTADKLARFFLPAVLVAAGGIYLFTGEMMRTVAALIVACPCALVLATPAAMASAIARLAREGALVKGGDVIESLSRIDACVLDKTGTLTCGRPALTAIAPVGGLAENRLLRLAASAELTSEHLLGRALVTEARERQLELSEPENFRLHPGRGVTATVGGHEVAVGNQALLAEVVGEDGMDAVAESVVPTPGSGETRLAVAVDGALAGALALADPLRDEATDAVADLRQAGVDPIVMLTGDAEGTARTIGRRAGIDQVQAELLPEDKVGRLGELSRGDRNVLMVGDGINDAPSLAAASVGVAIGHGAADLSAEAAQVVLLPDRLDYLAPLLRYARRVVARIRSSILIFAFGINFVAVGFAAFGWLPPAAAAIVHQAASLLVILNCVRLLYEGRAVAAREDRGFGRFRMLAGPMDGLVAGWKAFNAGRRATVHRLEHALQDSPARIGSAAPRLLRAAPFALAAIWAASGLRMIDPQEVGLVQRFGRHVGDELGPGLHLRWPWPVDRVIRVEPDRLRMAAVGSPRGTVASEAGAEPSYEWNVRHAGFDETPPLDRLMLTGDENLVEVAARIHYRVADAAAFAFAAADPARLVEASAERSLRTVLAGHSLDDVLTGRRDGIENAWHTHLAALLESLGAGVEVVSATVQDAHPPLDVVDAFRDAASALEERETLIDEAEGYALERLPIARGEARRQLLEAEAYQNRRVEAGRGESERFEMRAGAYRRANDLHRFRLQLQTIEDSLAGKPKLITDATGGRKRFVFVDETSDRLLDVFVPPPGPAQNEVDQ comes from the coding sequence ATGGGCGCTCCCAATTTCCAGGTTCACGGCCACGACGATGGCCACGGCCACTCGCACAGCCACGGGCTGCTGCAGCGGATCGGCTACATCGCGCTCTGCGTCGCGGTCGGGGTCCTGCTGCTGCTCTACCTGCTCGGCGTCGTCCGCACGGTCGCCGGCATCGACCTGGCGCTCATCCTCACCCTGGTCGCCGGCTATCCGCTCATCCGCCACGCGATCCTGGACCTGCTCCAGGGACACTTCTCGTCCCACCTGACGATCGCCATCGCGGCTGGCGCCGCGGTGTGGATCGGCGAGTACTTCGCCGCCGCCGAGGTCATGTTCATCATGCTGATCGGCGAAGGGATCGAGCACTGGACGGTGGACCGCGCCAAGGGAGCGATCGCCGGTTTCGTCGCCAGCCAGCCCGAGCAGGCGCGGGTGCTGCGCGACGGCACCGAGGAAACCGCGGAGCTCGTGGCGCTCGACGAGGTCGAGATCGGGGACCTCGTGCGGGTGCTCGCCGGCGAGCGCGTGCCGGTGGACGGGATGATCGAGCGCGGCGAGTCGTCCGTCGACCAGAGCAGCGTCACCGGCGAACCGCTGCCGGCCCAGCTCGGCGTCGGCGACGCGGTCTGGAGCGGCAGCCTGAACGAGTACGGCGTCCTCGACATCCGCTCCGAGCGAACCGGCAACGACACGACCGTCGCCCGCATCGCGAGCCTGATCGAGGACGCGCAGAGCCGGCGCGCCCGGGTCGTGCGCACCGCCGACAAGCTGGCCCGGTTCTTCCTCCCCGCGGTGCTGGTCGCGGCCGGCGGCATCTACCTGTTCACCGGCGAGATGATGCGCACGGTGGCGGCGCTGATCGTCGCCTGCCCGTGCGCCCTGGTACTGGCCACGCCGGCAGCCATGGCCTCGGCGATCGCGCGGCTGGCCCGCGAGGGCGCGCTGGTCAAGGGCGGCGACGTGATCGAATCGCTGTCGCGCATCGACGCCTGCGTGCTGGACAAGACGGGCACGCTGACCTGCGGGCGCCCCGCGCTGACCGCGATCGCCCCAGTCGGCGGCTTGGCCGAGAATCGCCTGCTCCGACTCGCGGCAAGCGCTGAGTTGACTTCCGAGCACCTGCTCGGGCGGGCGCTGGTCACCGAGGCCCGCGAGCGGCAACTCGAGCTCTCGGAGCCCGAGAACTTCCGGCTCCATCCGGGCCGGGGCGTGACAGCCACCGTCGGCGGGCACGAGGTCGCGGTCGGCAACCAGGCGCTGCTCGCGGAGGTCGTCGGCGAGGACGGGATGGACGCCGTGGCCGAGAGCGTCGTGCCCACACCGGGCAGCGGCGAAACGCGGCTGGCCGTCGCCGTCGACGGCGCGCTGGCAGGCGCGCTCGCCCTTGCCGACCCGCTCCGCGATGAAGCGACCGACGCGGTCGCCGACCTGCGCCAGGCCGGTGTCGATCCGATCGTCATGCTGACCGGCGACGCCGAGGGAACTGCGCGCACGATCGGCCGCCGGGCCGGCATCGACCAGGTCCAGGCGGAGTTGCTGCCCGAAGACAAGGTAGGCCGGCTCGGCGAGCTTTCCCGCGGCGACCGCAACGTCCTCATGGTCGGTGACGGAATCAACGACGCGCCGTCACTCGCCGCCGCGTCCGTCGGCGTCGCGATCGGCCACGGCGCCGCCGACCTCTCGGCGGAGGCGGCCCAGGTCGTCCTGCTGCCCGACCGGCTCGACTACCTGGCGCCCCTGCTCCGCTACGCCCGCCGGGTGGTCGCGCGGATCCGCAGCAGCATCCTGATCTTCGCCTTCGGCATCAACTTCGTCGCCGTCGGCTTCGCGGCCTTCGGCTGGCTGCCCCCGGCCGCGGCGGCGATCGTTCACCAGGCCGCGTCGCTACTCGTTATTCTGAACTGTGTCCGGCTGCTCTACGAGGGGCGAGCGGTGGCCGCACGGGAAGACCGGGGCTTCGGCCGCTTTCGCATGCTCGCCGGTCCCATGGACGGACTGGTCGCCGGCTGGAAGGCGTTCAACGCCGGTCGGCGCGCGACGGTTCATCGCCTCGAACACGCTCTCCAGGACAGCCCCGCCCGGATCGGGTCCGCGGCCCCCCGGCTGCTGCGCGCGGCGCCGTTCGCGCTCGCCGCGATCTGGGCGGCGAGCGGCCTGCGCATGATCGATCCCCAGGAAGTCGGCCTCGTGCAGCGCTTCGGCCGCCACGTCGGCGATGAACTCGGCCCGGGCCTTCACTTGCGCTGGCCGTGGCCGGTCGACCGGGTGATTCGGGTCGAACCGGACCGCCTGCGGATGGCCGCGGTCGGCTCGCCGCGAGGAACCGTTGCCAGCGAAGCCGGCGCCGAGCCGAGCTACGAGTGGAACGTGCGTCACGCCGGCTTCGACGAGACGCCGCCGCTCGATCGCCTGATGCTGACCGGCGACGAGAACCTGGTCGAGGTCGCGGCCCGGATCCACTACCGGGTCGCCGACGCCGCCGCCTTCGCCTTCGCCGCGGCCGATCCCGCGCGACTGGTCGAAGCGAGCGCCGAGCGGTCGCTCCGCACCGTGCTCGCCGGCCACTCGCTAGACGACGTGCTGACCGGCCGGCGCGACGGCATCGAGAACGCCTGGCACACGCATCTCGCGGCGCTGCTCGAGAGCCTCGGCGCGGGTGTCGAGGTCGTGAGCGCGACGGTACAGGACGCCCACCCGCCGCTCGATGTCGTCGACGCCTTCCGTGACGCGGCGAGCGCGCTCGAGGAGCGGGAGACCCTGATAGACGAGGCCGAAGGCTACGCGCTCGAGCGGCTGCCGATTGCCCGCGGCGAGGCGCGCCGGCAACTCCTCGAAGCCGAGGCGTACCAGAACCGGCGCGTGGAGGCCGGCCGCGGCGAGAGCGAGCGCTTCGAGATGCGCGCCGGAGCGTACCGGCGCGCGAACGACCTGCACCGGTTCCGGCTCCAGCTCCAGACGATCGAAGACTCGCTTGCCGGCAAACCGAAACTGATCACCGACGCGACCGGCGGTCGCAAGCGCTTCGTCTTCGTCGACGAAACGTCCGACCGCCTTCTCGATGTCTTCGTTCCTCCACCGGGTCCGGCCCAGAACGAGGTAGACCAATGA
- a CDS encoding protease modulator HflC → MTDHDHHQHHDHHGHNHEAHRHDDGERHEHSPRRRASWWRAGLVALAIVALVRSVFVVPETESAIVTRFGKPVRTIEEPGLRLKWPIDRRLRFDNRVLLYDPAPAEFLTQDKKNLVVDTAVVWRIADPARFLETIGDRSGAEMRLHDVVWAGLAAALGRTELSQLVSTEPKKLRIEKVSAEVRESAVAVSLPQLGVEILEVQLTRLSFPEQNLESVFARMRAERERIAKEYRAQGEEQAMIIRAEADRDRELILAGAYREAEILRGQGDAEAAGIYGDAYRQDPSLYRFLRTLESYESILDDQTTVILSADSELFSLLGGASQ, encoded by the coding sequence ATGACCGATCACGACCATCATCAACACCACGACCACCACGGTCACAACCACGAGGCGCACCGCCACGACGACGGCGAAAGGCACGAGCATTCGCCGCGCCGGCGCGCGTCCTGGTGGCGCGCCGGTCTGGTCGCGCTTGCGATCGTCGCGTTGGTCCGATCCGTCTTCGTCGTGCCGGAGACCGAGAGCGCGATCGTCACCCGCTTCGGCAAGCCGGTCCGGACGATCGAGGAACCGGGCCTCAGGCTCAAGTGGCCGATCGACCGGCGGCTTCGCTTCGACAACCGGGTGCTCCTCTACGATCCGGCGCCGGCCGAGTTCCTCACCCAGGACAAGAAGAACCTGGTCGTCGACACCGCGGTCGTCTGGCGGATCGCCGACCCGGCGCGGTTCCTGGAGACGATCGGCGACCGCTCCGGCGCCGAGATGCGGCTGCACGACGTGGTCTGGGCCGGCCTGGCGGCCGCGCTCGGCCGCACGGAACTCTCGCAACTCGTGTCGACCGAACCGAAGAAACTGCGGATCGAGAAGGTCTCGGCCGAAGTCCGCGAGTCGGCGGTCGCCGTCTCCCTCCCCCAGCTCGGGGTCGAAATCCTCGAAGTCCAGCTCACCCGCCTGAGCTTCCCGGAGCAGAACCTGGAGTCCGTCTTCGCCCGCATGCGGGCGGAGCGCGAACGGATCGCGAAGGAGTACCGGGCCCAGGGCGAGGAACAGGCGATGATCATTCGCGCCGAGGCCGACCGGGACCGGGAGTTGATCCTGGCCGGCGCCTACCGTGAAGCCGAGATCCTCCGCGGCCAGGGCGACGCCGAGGCGGCCGGCATCTACGGCGACGCCTATCGGCAGGACCCTTCCCTCTACCGCTTCCTGCGTACTCTCGAGTCCTACGAGTCGATCCTCGACGACCAGACGACCGTCATCCTGTCGGCGGACTCGGAACTCTTCTCGCTGCTGGGCGGAGCCTCTCAATGA
- the hflK gene encoding FtsH protease activity modulator HflK — protein sequence MRLRGILAAALTLALMWLAWGVYFVAPDEEAVTRVLGKVRPTAAGPGLHWNWPRPVGRVDKLKVREAKRLTLGFAAADRVLGGDATPAEARWLTGDRNVVHVRLVVLYAIHDPLAYSLRFADVESLLETSGRSALLEVVAGMGVDELLTTGKVAVQQSVQAASQELFDRFGTGVTVLSASLEGVSPPSLVREAFNDVASAREDRDRLIREAESYRNEVVPVARGEARALVAGAESFRTAEVERATGEADRFRSIANADQGARAEIRTRTYLETMERVLPRMRKTILEPGQSTIDIDFLRRELTPGSNGQP from the coding sequence ATGAGGCTCCGCGGCATCCTCGCCGCAGCGCTGACCCTGGCGCTCATGTGGCTGGCCTGGGGCGTCTACTTCGTCGCCCCGGACGAAGAGGCGGTGACCCGTGTCCTGGGCAAGGTGCGCCCAACCGCGGCAGGGCCCGGCCTGCACTGGAACTGGCCGCGGCCCGTCGGCCGGGTGGACAAGCTGAAGGTGCGGGAAGCCAAGCGGCTGACGCTCGGCTTCGCGGCGGCCGACCGGGTGCTCGGCGGCGACGCGACGCCGGCAGAGGCGCGGTGGTTGACCGGCGACCGCAACGTCGTCCATGTGCGGCTCGTCGTCCTCTACGCGATCCACGATCCGCTCGCCTACTCGCTGCGCTTCGCGGACGTCGAGTCGCTGCTCGAGACCAGCGGGCGCAGCGCGCTGCTTGAAGTCGTCGCCGGCATGGGCGTCGACGAGCTGCTGACGACCGGCAAGGTGGCGGTGCAGCAGAGCGTCCAGGCCGCCTCGCAGGAGCTGTTCGATCGGTTCGGGACCGGCGTCACCGTCCTGTCCGCGAGTCTCGAAGGGGTGAGCCCGCCGAGTCTTGTCCGCGAGGCCTTCAACGACGTCGCCAGCGCCCGGGAGGACCGCGACCGCCTGATCCGCGAGGCGGAGAGCTACCGCAACGAGGTCGTCCCGGTGGCGCGCGGCGAGGCGCGCGCGCTCGTCGCCGGGGCCGAGAGCTTCCGCACCGCCGAAGTCGAGAGGGCGACCGGTGAGGCCGACCGGTTCCGCTCGATCGCGAACGCCGACCAGGGAGCGCGCGCCGAGATCCGCACGCGCACCTATCTGGAGACGATGGAACGGGTCCTCCCCCGCATGCGGAAGACGATTCTCGAGCCCGGTCAGAGCACGATCGACATTGACTTCCTCCGCCGCGAGCTGACACCTGGGTCGAACGGCCAGCCGTGA
- a CDS encoding DUF1214 domain-containing protein, producing the protein MRKLVIALLGLFRRISLSIRRLRGQSEDDVAAQRVVTGRAWDEFCDTLKAAGASLNFPGTPRDSFNQAEGYRYLSRLARAGLMAFVEHADPRAPVLHRVANETVKLGSDNPDNHYLTAALSGEYEYRISGRRNTVAYLGFGTQAGHYGQGGGLPPTGYIEAAELEMDDDGRFELVLSCEQKEGNWLPMKPDTGMLIVRQTFLDRRTEVPAELRIERINCAPEEKRPAPLTPAQVDEGLRSASTLVAGASLLFAKWARDFQKHSNRLPRFDQETSNQAGGDPNIAYYHSHWRLAENEALVIEATPPECEHWNFQLNNYWMESLDYRYHTIHTNKHLAEYEEDGSVRLIVAHEDPGLPNWLDTAGHTSGTMCFRWIRAEKHPEPGTRVVKLAELSALRR; encoded by the coding sequence ATGAGGAAGCTCGTCATCGCTCTTCTTGGACTCTTTCGCCGGATCTCGCTGTCGATCCGCAGGCTCCGCGGGCAGTCCGAGGACGACGTCGCTGCGCAGCGTGTCGTCACCGGCCGCGCCTGGGACGAGTTCTGCGACACGCTGAAGGCCGCCGGCGCGTCGCTGAACTTCCCCGGGACTCCACGCGACTCCTTCAACCAGGCCGAGGGTTACCGCTATCTCAGCCGGCTGGCGCGCGCTGGCCTGATGGCCTTCGTCGAGCACGCCGACCCGCGGGCGCCGGTGCTTCACCGCGTCGCCAACGAGACGGTCAAGCTCGGCTCCGACAACCCGGACAACCACTACCTGACCGCCGCGCTCTCGGGTGAGTACGAGTACCGGATCAGCGGACGGCGGAACACCGTCGCCTACCTCGGCTTCGGCACCCAGGCCGGCCACTACGGCCAGGGCGGCGGCTTGCCGCCTACCGGCTACATCGAGGCCGCGGAACTCGAGATGGATGACGACGGTCGGTTCGAGCTCGTCCTCAGTTGCGAACAGAAGGAAGGCAACTGGCTGCCGATGAAGCCCGACACGGGCATGCTCATCGTGCGCCAGACCTTCCTCGATCGGCGAACGGAAGTTCCGGCCGAGCTTCGAATCGAGCGGATCAACTGCGCTCCCGAAGAGAAGCGCCCCGCGCCCCTGACGCCGGCCCAGGTCGACGAGGGGCTGCGCTCGGCGAGCACCCTGGTCGCCGGCGCCTCGCTCCTGTTCGCGAAGTGGGCGCGCGACTTCCAGAAGCACTCGAACAGGTTGCCCCGCTTCGACCAGGAGACGTCGAACCAGGCCGGTGGCGACCCGAACATCGCCTACTACCACTCCCACTGGCGGCTGGCCGAGAACGAAGCGCTGGTCATCGAGGCCACGCCGCCGGAGTGCGAGCACTGGAACTTTCAGCTCAACAACTACTGGATGGAATCGCTCGACTACCGCTACCACACGATCCACACGAACAAGCATCTCGCCGAGTACGAGGAGGATGGTTCCGTGCGCCTGATCGTGGCCCACGAGGACCCGGGACTCCCGAACTGGCTCGACACCGCCGGTCACACCTCCGGCACGATGTGCTTCCGATGGATCCGGGCCGAAAAGCACCCGGAGCCCGGGACGCGGGTCGTCAAGCTGGCCGAGCTGTCGGCACTACGCCGCTGA